The genomic window AACGCTCACACTTTTACCGTGCTAAATGGTGGCACGCAAACCACGGTACAGGATTACCCTGGCCGCACTGGCTTGTGGCACGTTGGGGTTCCGCCTTCTGGGCCAATGGATAACCTTAACTTTAGGTTAGCTAACCAACTTGTTGGCAACCAAGCCGAGGCTGCCGGTTTAGAAATTACCTTAAATGGCCCAAGCTTACATTTTAATACTGCTGCGCATATTGCCGTAACCGGCGCCGAAGTGCCTGTACTAGTAGATGGCGTTGCGGTTGATATGTACCGGTCTATCGCTGTTTCTGCTGGGCAAACATTGGAAATAGGCCAAGCCAAAGGCAACGGTGCGCGTGCGTATTTAGCTATTGCTGGCGGTATTCAATGCCCTGAATATTTAGGCTCTAAATCCACGTTTACGCTAGGCCAGTTTGGTGGTCATGTTGGCAGGGCGCTACGGCCCGGCGACGTGTTAAAATTATTGCCTTTAAATAGCGAACAAAAAATTACTGCGCGACAAATTGCACAAGCAGATCGCCCTGCAATTGGCGATACTTGGACAATACATGTTATATACGGCCCGCACGGCGCCCCCGACTTTTTTACCGACAAAGATATACAAGCGTTTTTCGATGCCGAGTGGGAAGTGCACTACAACTCTAGTCGCACCGGCGTGCGTTTAATTGGGCCCAAACCCGAATGGGCGAGAGAGACCGGCGGCGAAGCGGGTTTGCACCCATCCAATATTCACGATAACGCTTACGCCTTTGGCACAGTGGATTTTACTGGCGATATGCCGGTTATATTGGGGCCAGATGGTCCATCGTTAGGCGGTTTTGTTTGCCCAGCTACAATTATTCAAGCCGACTTATGGAAGCTGGGCCAACTAAAAGCAGGTGCAAAAATTAAATTTGTTGCGGTAACCCACGAGCAAGCCGTGCAGTTAGAAGCCGCACAACATTGGCAAGTTTCCCAATTGACCTTTCGTGAAAAGCCCATTACTTCTGCGGGTTTGCCTTCACCTATCTTAAAAAAATCGTCGTTGCTGGGCGAAGATGTTGTTTATCGTTTAGCTGGCGATCACTTTTTACTGGTAGAGCTTGGTCCTCTCGAATTAGATATTGCGCGTCGCTTTAAAGTGCATGCGCTTATGTTGTGGATGCAAGATAACCCGTTTACCGGCATGCGCGAACTTACGCCGGGTATTCGCTCGTTGCAGGTGCATTACGATTCACAGCAGCACGCCGTGGAATGCGTGATAGAACATATTGAGCGTGGTATACAAACACTGTTGCAAGCCGACGATTTAAAAGTGCCTGCACGCATAGTGCACCTACCGCTAAGCTGGGATGACGAAGCCTGCAAATTAGCAATAGAAAAATACACCCAATCAGTACGCCCTGGCGCCCCTTGGTGTCCCAGTAACTTAGAATTTATTCGCCGTATAAATGGTTTAGATTCAATCGAGCAGGTAAAAGAAATTGTTTTTAATGCTGCGTATTTAGTTATGGGCTTGGGGGATGTGTACCTAGGGGCGCCGGTAGCAACCCCGCTAGACCCGCGCCATAGATTAGTAACCACGAAATACAACCCCGCGCGCACTTGGACAGCAGAAAACTCGGTGGGCATTGGCGGCGCGTATATGTGTGTATACGGTATGGAAGGCCCTGGCGGCTACCAATTTGTAGGGCGTACTTTGCAAATGTGGAACCGCTACCGTCAAACCAATGTTTTCGAAAACCCTTGGTTACTGCAGTTTTTTGATCAAATTCGTTTCTATGAAGTAAGCAGCGAAGAGCTACACGTTATTCGGCGTGATTTCCCCTTGGGCAAATACCCAATAAAAATAGAAAACACCACATTTAGCTTGGCCGATTATCAGCAATACTTAAGCGATAACTCAGCCACTATTGAACGCTTTCAAGCTGCGCGCGAGCAAGCGTTTGAACAAGAGCTAAACCAGTGGCGAGCAGATGGACAACTTACCTTTGAACAAGCGGATGCTGGGCCAGAAGACAATGATGCTAGCACGCCACCCGAAGGTGCTGTGGGCGTTGATAGCCCCGTAAGCGGCAGTGTTTGGCAAGTACTTAAAAACGAAGGCGATTATGTAGAAAAAGGTGAGGTACTTATGGTGCTGGAATCCATGAAAATGGAAATAGATGTCCACGCAACGTGCGCTGGTAAAGTGATAAAAACTCACAAACTACAGGGCCATGCTGTCACGGCGGGGCAAACATTATTTTGGATTGCAAAGCAAAGTGAGGCCTAGCATGACCGATTTACCGTTAACTATTCAGGCAATAAAAAAGGCCTATGCAGCAAAAACAATATCGCCGCGAGAACTTATTTTACAACTGCGTAGCCAAGCATTAGCGCAAGCGGATTTTAACGCGTGGATAACCCTATTAGACGAAGCGCAACTAGAGCCCTATTTTGTCGCCTTGGCAAATAAAGAAATGGATGAGCTTGCGTTGTATGGCGTACCCTTTGCTATTAAAGACAATATTGATTTAGCTGGTGTGCCCACTACCGCAGCGTGCCCAGATTTTACATATGTGCCCGAATTGTCTGCCCCCGTGGTAGAGGCGTTAATTAGTGCTGGCGCTATTCCATTGGGCAAAACAAACTTAGATCAATTCGCAACTGGTTTGGTGGGCACGCGTTCACCCTATGGCGAAGGTAAAAATGTATTCAATCAAGAATACATATCGGGTGGCAGCAGTGCGGGTTCGGCCATTGCAACAGCTTTAGGGCAAGTAGCCTTTGCTTTAGGAACCGATACGGCTGGGTCTGGGCGAGTACCGGCGGTACTAAATAATTTGATTGGTCACAAACCCACTAAAGGTTTATTAAGTACTCGCGGTGTTGTACCCGCGTGTAGAACGTTAGATTGCGTAAGCATTTTTGCGCTGCACGCAGAAGATGCCGCACAGGTGCTGGAAGTGGCTGCACAATATGATGAGCAAGATGCCTATGCGCGCGTTAATACCTATGCAAATAAAAAGCGTTATTTTGGCGCGGTGCCTAGCAGCTTTAAATTTGGCGTGCCAGACGAACTCGATTTTTTTGGTAACAGCGAAACCCAAGCGCTCTTTCAAAAAAGCGTAGAGCAATTGCAGCAATCGGGCGGTACGCCAGTATCCATTTCTTTTGCGCCGTTTATAGAAGCGGCAAAACTTTTGTACGAAGGGCCGTGGGTGGCGGAGCGCTGGTTAGCTACGCAGAATGTAAAGCTAGAGTCTATGCTGCCGGTTATTCAAACCATTATTGGCAATGGCAATAATGGCAAAGCAAGCGATGCCTTTGCGGCGCAATATAGGTTGGCAGAATTAAAGCGCACCTGCGACGGCATAATGCAAGGGCTGGATTGCGTAATAGCACCCACAATGCCCACCGTTTTTACGCGCGCACAAATTGGTGAGCAGCCGGTAAAAAATAATTCTATTTTGGGCACCTATACCAATTTTATGAACCTGCTCGATTACAGCGCGACTGCCGTGCCTGTGGGCTTTTTATCTAGCGGTGTGGGCTGGGGGGTTACACTTTTTGGCAACGCCTTTACCGATGTTACCTTGTTGAGCTTCGCCAATATTCTACAGCGCGCGAATGCTACCAATATGGGGGCTACAGCTTACCCGTTGGAGCAAGTTTCGAGCAGCGCTACGCCATGCCCGCCTACCGAGATAGATGTAGTGGTGTGTGGTGCACATCTGGCTGGCCAGCCGCTTAACTGGCAACTTACCGAGCGGGACGGATCGCTAGTCGCATGCACTCGCACATCCCCCAATTATGCATTGTATGCACTGCCAGATGGCAAGCGACCGGCGCTCGTTAAATTAAATGCACCCGGTAGCGCTATCGAAGTGGAAGTATGGCGCATGCCTGCTGCCGCCTTTGGCTCTTTCGTGTGTGGCATTCCTGCGCCTTTGGGTATTGGCAAGGTAGAGCTAGAAGATGGCACTGAACTGCCGGGGTTTATTTGCGACGGTTACGGCTTGGAAGACGCCAAAGATGTATCCAATTTTGGCGGCTGGCGTAATTGGTTAAGCGAGAAAGCGGCGAGTTGATTTTCAGCTTGATTGGCATAGTTCGAATTTTTTTTCAGCCTGCGACAGCCCAAAAAAGCCCGCGTTTTAGCGGGCTTTTATATGTATACACGGTTGTGGCGTTTGTTTATTAGCTGCGGGCTAGACGTCTGCGGGTGGCTATCAAACAAGCTACACCTATGATTACAAGGCCTAGTGTGCCTGGCTCTGAAACCGCCGCTACCCGAATACCAATAATATGGTCATCGTGATTATCGTCTGGGCCTGCACCGGAATCGTCAAACAAAATGATGGCGTCGTAAAAGATACCGTTATAGGTGTAATCTAAAATCGTGGCAAACGATTGAAAGGAGGCAAAATCCTGATTATTGCCATTGGCAATGCCCTGACTAATTGTGTTTGAGTAAAAGTTAAAATCTAACAGGCCTGCAGCTACGCTGTTAACGGTAAAACTCGCGCCTTCGCTGTGGGTTTTATTGTTTAAATTACCGCCGTAAGCATTGAAGTCGTTGTTGTAGCCAGCTTCGTGGCCTAAATAAGTGAACGTAATATCAATTAGTGCGGTGGCGTAAAGGTTGCCGCCAATGTCGTAACCCGCTGCAGCACCATAGAAAAAATCGTTGGTGCTAGCCATGGGCTCAAATGTGCCGGCAGAATCTAGCTCTAGCAATTTGGCGCTAGCGTGTGTTGATACCGCGGCGATTACAAACGCTGCGAAAAGGTTAATTATTTTCATGTACATCCCTTACTTTTCGTTAGGTTTAACAGATTGGACTATTAATACTGTAACAGCACTATTTGTGCCACATGGCCTAAGTGATTGAATTTATTAGGAATTACCTGTTTGTTGCGAGGCGCTAATCGAAATGTTGTAAATTGTGCCGACAAGGGAGATTTTATTGAAGTTTGAATTCGTGGCGGGGTAGTGGGTTTTAGTAGCCGTGGGGTTGTGTGTTGCTAGTGACGTTGGTTAGCGGGTGTGTTGAATGGCTCCGCCTGTATTTCACTTAGCCTTCACAGCAGGCTTGGTATTTTGTACCCACTGATCCGGAAGTGGTTTATCTGCTTGTTCAGTCTGTATGTAGGTTCCTAGCATGGATTGCTTAGAATTTAGGTGCAGTGCTAGTGAGTTGTTTAACTTGCTACTCTCATTATTTTTTATGATAGAGTTCCGCAAATAGCGACGGGAAAGTGAATTAGTTCACTTTCCCTTTTTTTTGCCTGAAAATATTGCGGTTTAGGCTTCTATTTACTACCTGCAAATCCCAATTGCCGCCACGCCTCATAAACCATAACCGATGCGGCATTAGAAAGGTTCATACTGCGACTATTAGGTAGCATGGGTATGCGTAATACGTTATCGAAAGTGATGTATTCGAGAATCTCCATGGGTAGCCCACGGGTTTCTGGCCCAAATACAAGGTAATCTCCCTCGCCAATACTTACCTCATGGTGAAATTTAGTGCCCTTAGTAGATAGCGCCCACAAGCGCTCTGGGGCCTGCTGCTTGATAAAGGCATCCCAATTAGCATGCGTTACCACACTCTGCCATTCGCCATAATCTAGCCCCGCCCTGCGTAAACGCTTGTCATCCAATTCAAAACCTAAAGGTTCTATCAGGTGCAGCCGACAACCTGTGTTAGCGCACACGCGGATGATATTGCCGGTATTTGGCGGTATTTCTGGTTCAAAAAGCACAATATTAAACATGTTAAGCCTGTTTTGTTGCGGTTTAGCCGCCTGTAAAGCACTTCGATAAAAGCGACAAATAACAGTCATAATACCGATTTGTACGTTTTATGAGCGCTAAGTGTATCTACACGGTGAATTTGTGAGGAGTGTCTATACTAGTAGTTATTAAAGCTGCGCGAATTATAAACCTTCGCACTAGCAGGGCGATAGCCACACTAATAAATACATTCTTCCGTATAGAGGGTAACTAGGTGCAATTTTTTAAGTCTCGCTTAGCTGGTAAGGCCGTTGTGGGTATAGAGCTTTCTCGTGCGGGTATTGCGGTGGTTGTGCTGGGGCGAGAGGCGGGTGGCAAGGTTATTCAGGCGAGTACGTTAATAGCTGCTCAGGGGCAAAACAGCAGTATTGCTAGTTTTCAATCCGACCTTAGTGAGCTGGTAGAAAAGCACCAACTAAAAGCGGCCAAGTGCAATTTGGTATTGGCCAAAGAGGATTACCAGCTATTACTTGTAGAAGCGCCAGATGTACCCGATGCAGAAATTAAAGAAGCAATTCGCTGGCGTGTGAAAGATTTAATTAGTACGCCGGTAGAGCAAGCCGCGCTCGATGTTTTTTTACTGCCCGACGACGGCGCGCGCGGGGGTAAGAAAATGGTTTATGTGGTGGTGGCAGATAAAGCGCGAATTAAAGAAATTGTCGATTTTGTTGCACATAGCCAGCTGAGCCTCAACTCAATTGATATTGTCGAATTGGCCATGCGTAACATCACAC from Saccharophagus degradans 2-40 includes these protein-coding regions:
- the uca gene encoding urea carboxylase, whose translation is MFDTVLIANRGAIATRIIRTLKKMGIRSVAVYNEADYQSLHVQQADTAISLGAGSAADTYLNIAKILDAAKQTGAQAVHPGYGFLSENTEFVGLCEQAGLTFIGPTTEQMRLFGLKHVAREAAEQADVPLVPGSPLLSELAEALVWAKEVGYPIMLKSTAGGGGIGMQVCHSESQLQQAWDSVKRLSANYFSNDGVFLEKYIADARHIEVQIFGDGAGTAVAFGERDCSAQRRNQKVIEETPAPKLSEAVRADLCATAQRLMASVNYRNAGTVEFIFDAKENKFYFLEVNTRLQVEHGVTEQVWGVDLVEWMIKQAAGELGDIQALHRQCKPAGHAIQVRVYAEDPQQDFRPSAGLLSAVAWPTEAIFAAPSKSKLRIDHWIESGVEVPALFDPMLAKVIVHSENREQALADLNASLANSAIYGIETNIDYVREILATSTCKSGQLLTRSLAEFTFNAHTFTVLNGGTQTTVQDYPGRTGLWHVGVPPSGPMDNLNFRLANQLVGNQAEAAGLEITLNGPSLHFNTAAHIAVTGAEVPVLVDGVAVDMYRSIAVSAGQTLEIGQAKGNGARAYLAIAGGIQCPEYLGSKSTFTLGQFGGHVGRALRPGDVLKLLPLNSEQKITARQIAQADRPAIGDTWTIHVIYGPHGAPDFFTDKDIQAFFDAEWEVHYNSSRTGVRLIGPKPEWARETGGEAGLHPSNIHDNAYAFGTVDFTGDMPVILGPDGPSLGGFVCPATIIQADLWKLGQLKAGAKIKFVAVTHEQAVQLEAAQHWQVSQLTFREKPITSAGLPSPILKKSSLLGEDVVYRLAGDHFLLVELGPLELDIARRFKVHALMLWMQDNPFTGMRELTPGIRSLQVHYDSQQHAVECVIEHIERGIQTLLQADDLKVPARIVHLPLSWDDEACKLAIEKYTQSVRPGAPWCPSNLEFIRRINGLDSIEQVKEIVFNAAYLVMGLGDVYLGAPVATPLDPRHRLVTTKYNPARTWTAENSVGIGGAYMCVYGMEGPGGYQFVGRTLQMWNRYRQTNVFENPWLLQFFDQIRFYEVSSEELHVIRRDFPLGKYPIKIENTTFSLADYQQYLSDNSATIERFQAAREQAFEQELNQWRADGQLTFEQADAGPEDNDASTPPEGAVGVDSPVSGSVWQVLKNEGDYVEKGEVLMVLESMKMEIDVHATCAGKVIKTHKLQGHAVTAGQTLFWIAKQSEA
- the atzF gene encoding allophanate hydrolase, which produces MTDLPLTIQAIKKAYAAKTISPRELILQLRSQALAQADFNAWITLLDEAQLEPYFVALANKEMDELALYGVPFAIKDNIDLAGVPTTAACPDFTYVPELSAPVVEALISAGAIPLGKTNLDQFATGLVGTRSPYGEGKNVFNQEYISGGSSAGSAIATALGQVAFALGTDTAGSGRVPAVLNNLIGHKPTKGLLSTRGVVPACRTLDCVSIFALHAEDAAQVLEVAAQYDEQDAYARVNTYANKKRYFGAVPSSFKFGVPDELDFFGNSETQALFQKSVEQLQQSGGTPVSISFAPFIEAAKLLYEGPWVAERWLATQNVKLESMLPVIQTIIGNGNNGKASDAFAAQYRLAELKRTCDGIMQGLDCVIAPTMPTVFTRAQIGEQPVKNNSILGTYTNFMNLLDYSATAVPVGFLSSGVGWGVTLFGNAFTDVTLLSFANILQRANATNMGATAYPLEQVSSSATPCPPTEIDVVVCGAHLAGQPLNWQLTERDGSLVACTRTSPNYALYALPDGKRPALVKLNAPGSAIEVEVWRMPAAAFGSFVCGIPAPLGIGKVELEDGTELPGFICDGYGLEDAKDVSNFGGWRNWLSEKAAS
- a CDS encoding PEP-CTERM domain protein, whose product is MKIINLFAAFVIAAVSTHASAKLLELDSAGTFEPMASTNDFFYGAAAGYDIGGNLYATALIDITFTYLGHEAGYNNDFNAYGGNLNNKTHSEGASFTVNSVAAGLLDFNFYSNTISQGIANGNNQDFASFQSFATILDYTYNGIFYDAIILFDDSGAGPDDNHDDHIIGIRVAAVSEPGTLGLVIIGVACLIATRRRLARS
- the trmL gene encoding tRNA (uridine(34)/cytosine(34)/5-carboxymethylaminomethyluridine(34)-2'-O)-methyltransferase TrmL codes for the protein MFNIVLFEPEIPPNTGNIIRVCANTGCRLHLIEPLGFELDDKRLRRAGLDYGEWQSVVTHANWDAFIKQQAPERLWALSTKGTKFHHEVSIGEGDYLVFGPETRGLPMEILEYITFDNVLRIPMLPNSRSMNLSNAASVMVYEAWRQLGFAGSK
- the pilM gene encoding type IV pilus biogenesis protein PilM, translating into MQFFKSRLAGKAVVGIELSRAGIAVVVLGREAGGKVIQASTLIAAQGQNSSIASFQSDLSELVEKHQLKAAKCNLVLAKEDYQLLLVEAPDVPDAEIKEAIRWRVKDLISTPVEQAALDVFLLPDDGARGGKKMVYVVVADKARIKEIVDFVAHSQLSLNSIDIVELAMRNITLALPDEAAQVRGIALVRIGEGVGSVSVYRQGNLYLSRQFQIQYSGGLLDDLPVDSLALEVQRSLDYYERQMGQAQPAALYVCGENISEDKVNEELKRALPLTVNWLDVSALVPSAEEEPDEGIAQLCVGALGACMREASA